One part of the Plasmodium cynomolgi strain B DNA, chromosome 3, whole genome shotgun sequence genome encodes these proteins:
- a CDS encoding hypothetical protein (putative), with amino-acid sequence MSASSDDQLAQRNGRTRLKRAPAGKPTHRNDPMHSPLYYETTERLFKSSVRNVSHRNKTSAFDSVGDESRDSNRRSTDKWTNKKIIAPPPGEIKEILQQEPFHTMSKRHGRRIHQEVAHGNIFSRQSSKKTSSYSLNNNPYRWGVDVLRYPLPPPKRNYRHAGNLSVRRGGPRLGGHWSEAALSLRCSPIVLLSHRVALPSCCSPIVLLSHHAALPPCRFLPSDLPRAEQKRRYINCIPKDLERSETKPACTLRRDNLNVKIEKGPLPLVGLVPVLAHPTEGTYLTAESAQGADLTPIEHVGRRPFHVNTTCRNKQCSVAFNSAREPSPFRSGKRIGYISAKREHSVFLC; translated from the exons ATGAGCGCGTCAAGTGATGACCAACTCGCCCAAAGGAATGGCCGAACCAGGCTGAAGCG CGCCCCGGCCGGAAAGCCCACGCACCGGAACGACCCCATGCACTCTCCC CTCTACTACGAGACGACCGAAAGGTTATTCAAAAGCAGCGTTAGAAATGTGAGCCATCGAAATAAAACGTCCGCGTTTGATTCCGTTGGAGATGAAAGCAGAG ACTCGAACAGGCGCTCCACCGACAAATggacgaataaaaaaataattgcacCCCCCCCTGGGGAGATCAAGGAGATACTGCAGCAGGAGCCATTTCATACGATGAGCAAAAGACATGGAAGGAGAATCCACCAGGAGGTTGCACacggaaatattttttccagaCAGAG CTCGAAGAAGACCAGCAGCTACAGCCTGAACAACAACCCCTACAGGTGGGGAGTCGACGTGCTTAGGTACCCTTTGCCCCCACCCAAGAGGAACTACAGACACGCGGGGAATTTATCGGTACGCAGGGGTGGGCCACGTCTGGGGGGGCACTGGAGTGAGGCAGCTCTCTCCTTACGTTGCTCTCCCATCGTGTTGCTCTCCCATCGTGTTGCTCTCCCATCGTGTTGCTCTCCCATCGTGTTGCTCTCCCACCATGCCGCTCTCCCACCATgccgcttcctcccctcAGACCTGCCTCGTGCCGAACAAAAGCGTCGATAC ATAAACTGCATCCCAAAGGACCTCGAACGGAGCGAGACGAAACCCGCTTGCACTCTTCGCCGGGACAACTTAAACGTTAAAATAGAGAAaggccccctccccctcgtgGGTCTCGTCCCTGTGTTGGCTCACCCAACTGAGGGCACCTACCTTACCGCTGAGTCAGCCCAAGGT GCCGACCTCACCCCCATTGAGCACGTCGGAAGGAGGCCCTTCCACGTAAACACCACATGCAGGAACAAGCAGTGTTCCGTTGCCTTCAACA GCGCTCGAGAGCCGTCTCCGTTTAGGTCCGGAAAACGAATCGGGTACATCTCCGCCAAGAGGGAGCATTCAGTGTTCTTGTGTTGA
- a CDS encoding hypothetical protein (putative) yields the protein MVHAGRDSDKPEKHKEEINAVKRTDTKNEDNKAGGNVPNKNCSSAGHISFKGEHDDFSGLTKASKSSSMDVGLGSAASDEPSNSSKMRKENVHPTRSNDFDSNGRSPPLSKKSSKAFSVDNSEKEAFNDMKKKTKVESEGAKGLVERQKSVGSNGGEEGLHAKAGHRRDERGEGGHGEGGHGEGAHGKDAHGEGAHGKDAHGEEVTNQDKKGKSPKKIKNVNEYLLERRSSQKITVFVGEKMQKAKADFKYGEDAHTNVSCRTDGDDMNGGAHVEANQDAEANREHNRVIEKKQKKTVFTAQLCKRSNADARACEELVKEKPKKTVFEAQLCKRSSADARACEELSKRQEKTIFESQLCERSNADARAGEELAKKNPEQTIFEAQLCERSNADARAGEELAKKQEKTVFESQACLTSKADARACDRLEDKLGGESVVYEAQMCVNSAADFKSSDKIKEVMKRNMADECHT from the coding sequence ATGGTGCATGCAGGAAGAGATTCAGACAAACCGGAAAAGCATAAAGAAGAGATCAACGCGGTGAAGCGTACGGAcaccaaaaatgaagacaatAAAGCTGGAGGGAACGTACCAAACAAGAACTGCAGCTCGGCAGGACATATAAGCTTCAAAGGAGAACATGACGATTTTTCTGGACTAACCAAAGCGAGTAAATCTTCTTCTATGGATGTGGGATTGGGTTCTGCAGCTTCGGATGAGCCTTCCAACTCTTCCAAGATGAGGAAGGAGAATGTGCATCCAACAAGAAGTAATGACTTCGATTCGAATGGGAGGTCCCCCCCTCTGTCGAAAAAGAGTAGCAAGGCATTCAGTGTGGACAACTCAGAAAAGGAAGCTTTTAatgatatgaaaaaaaaaaccaaagtgGAGAGTGAGGGTGCAAAGGGGTTGGTAGAAAGACAAAAGAGTGTTGGGTCGAACGGAGGGGAGGAGGGACTCCATGCTAAGGCAGGCCATCGAAGGGACGAGCGAGGCGAAGGCGGGCATGGCGAAGGCGGGCATGGGGAAGGTGCACACGGCAAAGACGCACATGGGGAAGGTGCACACGGCAAAGACGCACACGGGGAAGAGGTAACAAATcaggacaaaaaaggaaagtcaCCAAAGAAAATCAAAAACGTAAATGAGTATCTCCTAGAAAGAAGGAGCAGCCAGAAAATCACCGTCTttgttggagaaaaaatgcagaaggCCAAGGCGGATTTCAAGTACGGCGAGGATGCACACACGAATGTGAGCTGCAGGACGGATGGGGATGACATGAATGGAGGTGCTCATGTGGAAGCTAACCAAGACGCAGAAGCAAACAGAGAACATAACAGGGTCATCgagaagaaacagaaaaaaactgTGTTCACTGCACAGTTGTGTAAGCGAAGTAACGCCGATGCCAGGGCATGCGAAGAGCTTGTTAAGGAGAAGCCAAAAAAAACCGTTTTTGAGGCACAGCTGTGTAAGAGAAGTAGTGCAGATGCTCGGGCTTGTGAGGAGCTATCCAAGAGGCAAGAAAAAACGATCTTCGAATCGCAGCTGTGTGAAAGGAGCAATGCTGATGCGAGGGCTGGAGAGGAGCTAGCCAAGAAGAACCCTGAACAAACGATCTTCGAAGCACAACTGTGTGAACGAAGCAATGCTGATGCGAGAGCAGGTGAGGAGCTAGCCAAGAAGCAAGAAAAAACGGTCTTCGAATCACAGGCCTGTCTTACCAGCAAAGCCGACGCGAGGGCATGCGATCGGTTGGAGGATAAACTGGGCGGAGAAAGCGTAGTGTACGAGGCGCAGATGTGTGTAAATAGTGCTGCAGATTTTAAGTCCTCCGATAAGATAAAGGAGGTGATGAAGCGGAACATGGCAGATGAGTGCCACACGTT
- a CDS encoding hypothetical protein (putative) produces MEVDGKTWCDRKLLKFEGICRGRSHSIHHHLVHNDVVAAFDQLKKGTSPFIRDQCNRTALDLAIVLFMAKFNESLCTSLVADYMHSNGCVSRSPSLAHSDGVGVTLRGEAPLRCAKLHHAKDPLMEENQISATEESSDSLSPLRLARTKARSAIPNKSPCYKHGSKMGVYNKNTTPPSEALTTKGGNKHTQTLLDERLRRMKALLLFIKTLSMNTRLRKYAEKVKKWNIKNPADSRKLITKILSSNLFGSEVIKFMGNILFCFSSLIAVFGEKVYLQESTISQFILHMSFTLDNEYLFNVVVNKENTFGQTDIFHWDKLIDSISHGKNTFRHYYQPLLYARLNKFFLERLEHLRDGAKGGGKRTRHLANGGKSAVHFGG; encoded by the exons ATGGAGGTGGACGGTAAAACCTGGTGCGATAGGAAGCTGCTCAAATTCGAAGGCATCTGCAGAGGACGCAGCCATTCCATCCACCATCACTTGGTGCATAACGACGTAGTGGCTGCCTTCGATCAgctgaaaaaaggaacctcCCCCTTCATCAGAGACCAGTGTAACAGGACAGCCCTCGATTTAGCCATCGTATTATTTATGGCCAAATTTAATGAGTCCCTATGTACCTCCCTCGTTGCAGATTATATGCACTCAAATGGGTGCGTCTCGAGGAGTCCCTCTTTGGCTCACAGCGATGGGGTAGGAGTTACCCTTAGGGGGGAGGCCCCACTTCGCTGTGCAAAACTTCACCACGCAAAAGATCCACTCATGGAGGAAAACCAGATAAGCGCAACGGAGGAGTCGTCCGACTCGTTGTCACCCCTCCGGCTGGCGAGAACAAAAGCGCGTTCGGCCATTCCAAACAAGTCCCCCTGTTATAAGCATGGTTCCAAAATGGGAGTGTACAACAAAAATACAACCCCCCCGTCCGAAGCATTAACCAccaaggggggaaacaaacacacacaaacatTGCTGGATGAAAGACTACGAAGAATGAAAGCCTTGCTGCTGTTCATAAAGACGTTGAGCATGAATACTCGATTGAGAAAATATGCAGAGAAG gtaaaaaagtggaacataaaaaatccAGCTGACTCAAGAAagttaattacaaaaatattatccagCAATTTGTTCGGAAGTGAAgtaattaaatttatggggaatattttattctgtttCTCCTCCCTGATTGCAGTTTTTGGAGAGAAGGTATACCTACAGGAGTCCACCATTTCGCAGTTCATACTGCATATGTCTTTTACCCTCGACAACGAATACTTATTCAACGTAGTAgttaataaagaaaatacgTTTGGGCAAACGGATATATTTCATTGGGACAAACTAATCGACTCCATCTCGCATGGGAAGAACACGTTTCGTCATTATTACCAGCCGTTACTGTATGCCAGACTGAACAAGTTTTTCTTGGAGAGGTTGGAACACCTCCGGGATGGtgcgaagggggggggaaaaaggactCGCCACTTAGCCAATGGGGGGAAGTCTGCCGTTCACTTCGGAGGATAA
- a CDS encoding hypothetical protein (putative): MKRKNQHSKYEDDQEEGQSDRAKSSHKKHEDKRRGEERRNSDAKSESKKAHERKKHEVESGNKKGGDDRRKKVKTDERRHEEKRHEEKRHDERRHEEKRHEEKRHEEKRHEERRREETHQEERRNAKKKPTDKKDPHRTHDDSPRAHERSGRDRRSPNHGDRRSRDRNAYAHGKRDRERERDQERERDRDRERDQERDRDRDRERDQERERDRDRDRDRDRERDRDRNRDRDREWGRNADRGSSNRRVSASPDDKRPRRSASRHGNPPIGNPYDEERYRRIPNDTSDYHLRLDPKGNTNDDRFSSINPNLMDTHSRNATTGLMFNDVGYNLTNGLRRNIDSKENMRMQNSLLGEEKNILEPPPPGLMDPNNPWYDPTLGDLMRNGNLPQNGPFFYHEEMNLGNRKNLSLRDYKMKGMKNSRGGKKGKKAKKMRNMKNKNAALFGNEDFYDSGLLLHPHHQQNLFNQSMLAMDENNMLMGGVRNFTNSNGAAIPGAPLPFQSHSNSGSFLGCNNNVGSSNVSSSDPPAGANLHSNNLGSGNGLGSGNNVGSGNGPGSGNNPFGEGPAAPNATAANPSSIKGEATQMMSSSNIGPNNGAEEATDFFLKANKNQMPQPGGPPGDPNSIAAPPPPYADSSSYGGRKGLLGNPSMMSNPNMINNPNFMGNPNLIGNPNFIGNPNFMGNPNLINNPNFMNNGGPPPLLESPPIRQMKKTQGKKNNMLGDIDSKDNPPFEHTTGVNSMNVGLMGNAIPPPPDADMSKGIPFTEGQPSPPGVSGVSGVSGVSGVPNAPNVPSPPNMPRFQNPLMNRSGVNPPPPFSNFANSNSSLLTNKQKMNNVKMLDKGGSGNPNYISLNANSIPLNPNMNPMNRNFNMNPNLMNHQKNKGPPYTSDGLLDAHEESMFGMHSSAGPPGNMGSSKSYMGGLDHVEGALGLGNPTSGMESFYEDGGRPPNSHLLIGGVPPSLSPPSNAPFPVRFPNNSVLSKSGPNMAWGVGAGLSGNVGAKVGANVGANLGANLAPNLGGNLLTGPPCTAAAMMRNYPDADEDGWGSNYLLSGGSFNRHNIMGDKNNSSQLDGFGVFPVNHGPMGSTSISKDGNALRGHPVDMDPTWDPHFDARSGKPHPDGVNERGNSFRGEMEPIGSADSDRISDYRREDQSDAPFDHHKENAQEEEENDHRAVANDGRAKHVAIDTQGHGGNRKALTREEKLHEWLEEQLMNQTNIISDALHLIPLCMQSSRKEPLAEAEPMGNNPNGEAQTKRRGLQEKVLTNGFYPSAHIQGSKNFSFNERMSYKLREQEHMNRQMQMQAQMQTQTQTQLLPEPVKDESTEESDLLSTMRNFLLTSSDEFCVEPVLGTASTSMQRSERFLLRDDDPLNESLFISRDGKQVEGAGAAGEESSNPGEESGNPGEDEQPSATATVTAAAHAKESNHQETETNGEPDENTNSYFIKLMKSRLKNPLSILTGLSKKDPKKEEHQQGEHKDETDAANLPGKEVSPGKEVSPGREESPGKEVSPGKEEDSPNGFIHADVEIGKGHFDYKHYLLKLLLLQNRTQGKKHLMDNNKGWVDQMDVSSTNLFMLNSYGITSEDAVNLY; the protein is encoded by the coding sequence atgaagagaaaaaaccaACACAGCAAGTACGAGGATGACCAGGAGGAGGGACAAAGCGATAGGGCAAAGAGCAGCCACAAAAAACATGAAGATAAgcgaaggggggaggaaagaagaaacagtGACGCCAAAAGCGAGAGTAAGAAGGCGcacgaaaggaagaagcacgAAGTGGAGAGTGGGAACAAGAAGGGGGGCGATGACAGGCGGAAGAAGGTAAAGACGGATGAGAGGCGCCatgaggagaagcggcaCGAGGAAAAGCGCCATGATGAGAGGCGCCatgaggagaagcggcaCGAGGAAAAGCGGCACGAGGAAAAGCGGCACGAGGAGAGACGCCGCGAGGAGACCCACCAGGAGGAGAGAAGGAACGCCAAGAAGAAACCCACAGACAAAAAGGACCCCCACAGGACGCACGATGATTCGCCACGCGCACATGAGAGGAGCGGCCGCGACAGGCGCTCCCCCAACCACGGGGATAGGAGGAGCCGGGACAGGAACGCCTACGCGCATGGGAAGCGAGACCGAGAGAGGGAGAGAGACCAAGAAAGGGAACGCGATCGAGATAGGGAGAGAGACCAAGAAAGGGACCGCGATCGAGATAGGGAGAGAGACCAAGAAAGGGAACGCGATCGAGATAGGGACCGCGACCGGGATAGGGAACGCGACCGGGATAGGAACCGCGATCGAGACCGAGAATGGGGCCGCAACGCCGACCGTGGCAGCAGCAACAGGCGCGTCTCAGCATCCCCGGATGACAAGCGCCCCAGGAGAAGCGCAAGTCGACACGGAAACCCCCCAATAGGCAACCCCTACGACGAAGAAAGGTACAGGCGAATTCCAAACGACACGAGCGATTACCACCTCAGACTCGATCCCAAAGGTAATACAAACGATGACCGCTTCAGCAGTATAAACCCAAACCTGATGGACACTCACAGCAGAAATGCTACCACAGGGTTAATGTTCAACGACGTAGGATATAATCTAACCAATGGGTTAAGGAGGAACATAGATTCGAAGGAGAACATGAGGATGCAAAATAGCTTACTtggagaggagaaaaatattttggagCCTCCACCCCCTGGGTTGATGGATCCGAATAACCCATGGTATGATCCCACATTAGGAGACCTAATGAGGAATGGTAACCTTCCCCAAAatggtccctttttttatcatgaGGAAATGAACCTcggaaatagaaaaaatctGAGTCTTAGGGACTATAAGATGAAGGGTATGAAGAacagcaggggggggaagaaggggaagaaggccaaaaaaatgagaaatatgaagaataAGAACGCGGCTCTGTTTGGGAATGAAGATTTTTACGATTCTGGTCTGCTTCTCCATCCGCATCACCAGCAGAATCTGTTCAATCAGTCGATGCTCGCCATGGATGAAAATAACATGCTCATGGGGGGGGTGCGAAATTTTACCAATTCGAACGGTGCAGCCATCCCGGGGGCACCCCTCCCCTTTCAGAGCCACTCTAACTCGGGCAGCTTCCTCGGCTGCAACAACAATGTTGGCAGCAGTAACGTGAGTAGTAGCGACCCTCCGGCGGGGGCCAACCTTCACAGTAACAACCTGGGCAGCGGCAACGGCCTGGGCAGCGGTAACAACGTCGGTAGCGGCAACGGCCCGGGCAGCGGTAACAACCCATTTGGGGAAGGCCCAGCCGCCCCCAATGCCACAGCTGCAAACCCCAGCAGCATAAAAGGCGAAGCCACACAAATGATGAGCAGCAGCAACATCGGACCTAATAACGGGGCGGAAGAAGCTAcggatttttttctcaaggcaaataaaaatcaaatgCCACAGCCGGGTGGCCCTCCTGGGGATCCAAACAGCATCGCCGCCCCACCCCCACCGTACGCAGACAGTAGTTCTTATGGTGGCAGGAAGGGCCTCCTGGGCAACCCCAGCATGATGAGCAACCCTAATATGATAAATAACCCCAACTTTATGGGCAACCCGAACCTCATCGGTAACCCTAACTTCATCGGTAACCCTAACTTCATGGGTAACCCTAACCTTATTAATAACCCTAACTTCATGAACAACGGAGGACCGCCTCCCCTCCTGGAGAGTCCCCCCATCAGACAGATGAAAAAGAcacaggggaagaagaacaatATGCTAGGTGATATAGACTCGAAGGACAACCCCCCCTTCGAACACACCACAGGGGTGAACAGCATGAATGTAGGTTTGATGGGGAATGCCATTCCACCTCCACCGGATGCGGATATGAGCAAAGGGATACCTTTCACGGAGGGACAGCCGAGCCCGCCAGGAGTGTCAGGAGTGTCAGGAGTGTCAGGAGTGTCAGGCGTGCCAAACGCACCCAATGTGCCGAGCCCACCCAACATGCCTCGGTTCCAGAACCCACTGATGAACCGAAGCGGAGTGAACCCCCCTCCCCCGTTTTCAAACTTCGCTAATTCGAACAGTTCCCTCCTaacgaacaaacaaaaaatgaataacgtAAAGATGCTTGACAAAGGAGGCTCAGGAAATCCAAACTACATCTCCTTAAATGCTAACAGTATTCCATTAAATCCAAATATGAATCCAATGAACAGAAATTTTAACATGAACCCAAATTTGATGAATCACCAGAAGAATAAAGGACCTCCGTACACGTCGGATGGTCTGTTAGATGCACATGAGGAGAGTATGTTTGGTATGCATTCGAGTGCTGGTCCTCCTGGCAACATGGGTAGTAGTAAAAGCTACATGGGAGGACTTGATCACGTGGAGGGTGCATTGGGCTTGGGTAATCCAACAAGCGGCATGGAGAGCTTTTACGAAGATGGGGGAAGACCACCCAACAGTCATTTGCTAATTGGAGGGGTGCCTCCCTCGTTGAGTCCTCCTTCTAATGCTCCCTTCCCGGTTAGGTTTCCCAACAATTCGGTTCTTTCGAAGAGTGGCCCCAACATGGCATGGGGGGTGGGAGCCGGGTTAAGTGGCAACGTCGGTGCAAAGGTAGGCGCAAACGTCGGTGCAAACCTCGGTGCAAACCTCGCTCCAAACCTCGGTGGGAACCTGCTGACCGGCCCCCCCTGTACTGCTGCCGCCATGATGAGGAACTACCCAGATGCAGATGAAGATGGCTGGGGCTCGAACTACCTCCTCAGTGGTGGCTCGTTCAATAGGCATAATATCATGggtgataaaaataacagtTCGCAACTTGATGGGTTCGGGGTATTCCCCGTGAACCACGGACCCATGGGTTCTACATCTATCAGTAAAGATGGAAACGCGTTAAGAGGACACCCCGTAGATATGGACCCAACTTGGGATCCCCATTTCGATGCTCGCAGTGGAAAACCCCATCCGGATGGAGTCAACGAAAGGGGCAACTCTTTTCGTGGTGAGATGGAACCAATCGGTTCGGCTGATTCAGATCGCATTAGTGATTACAGAAGGGAAGACCAAAGCGATGCACCGTTTGATCACCACAAGGAGAATgcacaggaggaggaggaaaatgaTCACCGTGCTGTTGCCAACGACGGACGTGCGAAACACGTAGCTATAGATACGCAGGGCCATGGTGGCAATAGGAAGGCACTAACACGAGAGGAGAAACTGCACGAATGGTTGGAGGAGCAGCTAATGAATCAGACGAATATAATCTCGGACGCCCTGCATCTGATTCCATTGTGCATGCAGAGCAGTAGGAAGGAGCCCCTTGCGGAAGCAGAACCCATGGGAAAtaacccaaatggggaagcacaaacaaaaaggagaggtcTCCAGGAGAAGGTACTCACGAATGGATTCTACCCAAGTGCACACATCCAGGGAAGTAAAAACTTCTCCTTTAATGAGAGAATGTCCTACAAGTTGCGTGAACAAGAACACATGAACAGGCAGATGCAGATGCAGGCGCAGATGCAGACACAGACACAGACGCAGTTACTTCCAGAACCCGTAAAGGACGAATCCACAGAGGAGTCAGACCTTCTGAGCACCATGAGAAATTTCCTCCTCACATCAAGTGACGAATTTTGTGTCGAACCCGTTTTGGGAACTGCATCTACATCTATGCAGAGGAGCGAGCGATTCCTTCTCCGCGATGACGACCCATTGAATGAAAGTCTGTTCATAAGTAGGGATGGGAAACAGGTGGAGGGAGCAGGCGCCGCCGGTGAGGAGAGCAGCAACCCTGGGGAGGAGAGCGGCAACCCTGGGGAGGACGAACAACCCAGTGCCACTGCCACCGTCACTGCCGCTGCCCATGCCAAAGAGTCGAACCACCAGGAGACAGAGACAAATGGTGAACCAGACGAAAACACTAATAGCTATTTCATCAAGCTGATGAAGAGCAGACTTAAGAACCCACTCTCGATTCTCACCGGTTTGAGCAAGAAGGatccaaaaaaagaggaacacCAACAGGGTGAACATAAGGATGAAACAGATGCAGCGAATCTCCCAGGGAAGGAAGTGTCACCAGGGAAGGAAGTGTCACCAGGAAGGGAGGAGTCACCAGGGAAGGAAGTGTCACCaggaaaggaggaagacTCTCCAAACGGGTTCATACATGCAGATGTGGAAATCGGAAAAGGTCATTTCGATTATAAGCACTATCTCCTCAaactgctgctgctgcaAAATAGGACCCAAGGGAAGAAACACCTTATGGATAACAACAAGGGATGGGTAGATCAAATGGACGTATCTTCCACCAACCTGTTCATGCTGAACAGCTACGGCATCACGTCGGAAGATGCAGTCAACCTTTACTGA
- a CDS encoding tRNA guanylyltransferase (putative), which translates to MANSKFAYVKQLEEERRVLPYCYFVVRIDGGGFKAFTKTHRYTKPNDVRGLQLMNACAKEVMQKFDEVDLAYGHSDEYSFLFRKKTKVWNRRHDKILTNVVSCFSASFPFHWREFFPDQQLLYVPCFDGRVVILPTEREARDYFRWRQVDCHINTQYNECFWNLIIRGGYSHQEAYNILITTQKKDKNELLFSRFGINYNEVPEIFRRGSILMRAEQGCTKGGHGGEE; encoded by the coding sequence ATGGCTAACAGCAAATTCGCATATGTAAAGCAgctggaggaggagaggaggGTGTTACCCTACTGTTACTTCGTGGTGAGGATAGACGGAGGAGGTTTCAAAGCGTTCACAAAGACACACAGATACACAAAGCCAAATGATGTACGAGGACTGCAGCTAATGAATGCATGTGCAAAGGAAGTGATGCAGAAATTTGACGAAGTCGATTTAGCATATGGACATTCAGACGAGTACAGCTTCCTTTTTCGGAAAAAAACCAAAGTGTGGAATAGGAGACATGACAAGATTTTAACCAATGTCGTTTCATGTTTTTCAGcatcctttccttttcattgGAGGGAATTCTTTCCTGATCAGCAGCTACTATACGTGCCATGTTTCGATGGCAGAGTTGTTATATTACCAACAGAAAGGGAAGCAAGGGATTACTTCCGTTGGAGACAGGTCGATTGTCACATTAACACTCAGTACAACGAGTGCTTCTGGAATCTTATCATTAGGGGTGGGTATTCTCATCAGGAGGCTTACAATATCTTGATTACAACTcagaaaaaggacaaaaacgAGTTGCTGTTCTCTCGGTTTGGGATCAACTACAATGAGGTACCTGAGATCTTCAGGCGGGGCTCCATCTTAATGCGGGCAGAACAAGGCTGCACAAAAGGGGGCCACGGCGGCGAAGAG
- a CDS encoding hypothetical protein (putative), with translation MLRAALSLLVALVATLRSTKIEKSLFSYVSELSFSGSFDNLFETCLRVPNSLCLGGTSTVVTSNSVPKGLIAKWTFDDMYAVDYSWNNNHMHKLVRAAPGFNGRGYSGAFVGDNSGLVHAGNTLKTTQFTIVFWIYLLERPTNNFRNVLSQIHKGEERIAVLLYPHVNKLSVRVLTEQNSNEGMSSMGQIPLRRWTNVAVKMDHTKVQLYINGVLDNSVLIKQGIAVKGEAEADARADVKADANANANDDVEERGGDITIGKNMHYSSFNGYLDELYFFNRSLSKSEIISFALSSVTGIHDTEFVYVGSYECDYATSMRADLCKENYQLCSSFQLYSGGIHYARVNGILTATSNLWSSDVSENAVESGEKRIALCCRGGATDSPVGLVRGTSGSEEAW, from the exons ATGCTGCGAGCCGCTCTTTCCCTCCTGGTAGCCCTCGTGGCCACCCTGCGATCGACCAAGATCGAAAAGTCGCTCTTCAGTTACGTCAGCGAATTATCCTTTTCCGGGTCGTTTGACAATCTCTTCGAGACGTGTCTTAGGGTTCCGAATAGCCTATGCCTTGGGGGGACATCCACAGTCGTCACGTCCAACAGTGTGCCCAAGGGGCTCATCGCCAAGTGGACCTTTGACGACATGTACGCCGTTGACTACAGCTGGAACAATAACCACATGCACAAGTTGGTGCGCGCGGCCCCCGGTTTTAATGGGCGGGGATACAGCGGGGCCTTCGTGGGAG ATAACTCCGGTTTGGTCCACGCCGGCAACACGTTGAAAACGACGCAGTTCACCAT AGTATTCTGGATATACCTGCTGGAGAGGCCAACGAATAACTTCCGCAATGTGCTTTCGCAGAT AcacaagggggaagaaagaaTCGCCGTGCTCCTCTACCCTCACGTGAACAAACTATCCGTGAGAGTACTTACGGAACAAAATTCAAACGAAGGGATGTCTTCAATGGGACAAATACCACTCAGGAGGTGGACAAACGTGGCCGTCAAAATGGACCATACGAAGGTGCAGCTCTACATCAACGGGGTATTGGACAACTCGGTCCTCATCAAGCAGGGAATTGCAGTTAAAGGTGAAGCTGAAGCTGACGCGAGGGCTGACGTGAAGGCTGACGCTAACGCTAACGCCAACGACGACGTTGAAGAAAGAGGAGGGGACATAAccattggaaaaaatatgcactaCTCTAGCTTTAATGGGTACCTGGAcgagttgtatttttttaacaggaGTCTCAGCAAGTcagaaataatttctttcgcTCTTTCGAGTGTGACGGGGATACACGACACAGAGTTTGTATATGTTGGAAGCTACGAGTGTGATTACGCCACGTCGATGCGTGCTGACCTGTGCAAAGAAAACTATCAGCTGTGTTCTTCCTTCCAGCTGTACAGCGGAGGAATTCACTACGCTAGGGTTAATGGGATTTTGACTGCTACATCGAACTTGTGGTCATCGGACGTATCCGAAAATGCCGTTGAGTCGGGGGAGAAGAGAATTGCGCTTTGCTGCAGGGGGGGCGCGACCGACTCTCCAGTAGGCTTGGTAAGAGGGACCAGTGGGTCGGAGGAGGCATGG